One window of the Alligator mississippiensis isolate rAllMis1 chromosome 5, rAllMis1, whole genome shotgun sequence genome contains the following:
- the RNF2 gene encoding E3 ubiquitin-protein ligase RING2 isoform X1, which produces MSQAVQTNGTQPLSKTWELSLYELQRTPQEAITDGLEIVVSPRSLHSELMCPICLDMLKNTMTTKECLHRFCADCIITALRSGNKECPTCRKKLVSKRSLRPDPNFDALISKIYPSRDEYEAHQERVLARISKHNNQQALSHSIEEGLKIQAMNRLQRGKKQQIENGSGAEDNGDSSHCSNASTHSNQEAGPSNKRTKTSDDSGLELDNNNTTVAIDPVMDGASEIELVFRPHPTLMENDDSAQTRYIKTSGNATVDHLSKYLAVRLALEELRSKGETNQMNLDTASEKQYTIYIATANGQFTVLNGSFSLELVSEKYWKVNKPMELYYAPTKEHK; this is translated from the exons ATGTCTCAGGCTGTGCAGACAAATGGGACTCAACCTTTAAGCAAAACATGGGAACTCAGTTTGTACGAATTGCAGAGGACACCCCAG GAAGCAATAACTGATGGCCTGGAAATAGTGGTGTCACCTAGGAGCCTACACAGTGAACTAATGTGTCCCATTTGCTTGGATATGCTGAAAAACACCATGACAACAAAAGAATGCCTGCATCGTTTCTGTGCTGACTGTATCATTACAGCCCTCAGGAGCGG AAACAAAGAGTGTCCTACTTGTCGTAAAAAGCTTGTTTCTAAAAGATCTCTGAGACCAGACCCAAATTTTGATGCGCTCATCAGTAAAATTTACCCAAGTCGGGATGAATATGAGGCCCATCAAGAAAGAGTGTTAGCAAGGATCAGCAAACATAATAATCAGCAAGCTCTGAGCCACAGCATTGAGGAAGGTCTAAAGATTCAGGCCATGAACAG GCTACAGAGAGGGAAGAAACAACAAATCGAGAATGGCAGTGGAGCAGAAGATAATGGTGACAGTTCACACTGCAGCAATGCTTCAACACACAGCAATCAAGAAGCAGGGCCTAGTAACAAAAGGACCAAAACATCTGATGATTCTGGCCTAGAATTGGACAATAACAATACAACTGTGGCAATAGACCCAGTAATGGATGGTGCTAGTGAAATCGAGCTAGTCTTCAGGCCCCACCCTACACTCATGGAGAATGATGACAGTGCACAGACTAG GTATATAAAGACCTCAGGTAATGCTACTGTTGATCACTTGTCCAAGTACTTAGCTGTCAGATTGGCCTTGGAGGAACTTCGCAGCAAAGGAGAGACAAATCAGATGAATCTTGACACTGCCAGTGAGAAGCAGTACACCATATACATTGCTACAGCCAATGGCCAATTCACG GTATTAAATGGTTCCTTTTCCTTGGAGCTTGTCAGTGAGAAGTACTGGAAGGTGAACAAACCCATGGAACTCTACTACGCACCAACAAAGGAACATAAATAA
- the RNF2 gene encoding E3 ubiquitin-protein ligase RING2 isoform X2, producing MRLLEFLCVEVPLAYFKKPRNKECPTCRKKLVSKRSLRPDPNFDALISKIYPSRDEYEAHQERVLARISKHNNQQALSHSIEEGLKIQAMNRLQRGKKQQIENGSGAEDNGDSSHCSNASTHSNQEAGPSNKRTKTSDDSGLELDNNNTTVAIDPVMDGASEIELVFRPHPTLMENDDSAQTRYIKTSGNATVDHLSKYLAVRLALEELRSKGETNQMNLDTASEKQYTIYIATANGQFTVLNGSFSLELVSEKYWKVNKPMELYYAPTKEHK from the exons ATGAGGCTGCTGGAGTTCTTGTGTGTTGAGGTACCACTAGCATATTTCAAGAAACCGAG AAACAAAGAGTGTCCTACTTGTCGTAAAAAGCTTGTTTCTAAAAGATCTCTGAGACCAGACCCAAATTTTGATGCGCTCATCAGTAAAATTTACCCAAGTCGGGATGAATATGAGGCCCATCAAGAAAGAGTGTTAGCAAGGATCAGCAAACATAATAATCAGCAAGCTCTGAGCCACAGCATTGAGGAAGGTCTAAAGATTCAGGCCATGAACAG GCTACAGAGAGGGAAGAAACAACAAATCGAGAATGGCAGTGGAGCAGAAGATAATGGTGACAGTTCACACTGCAGCAATGCTTCAACACACAGCAATCAAGAAGCAGGGCCTAGTAACAAAAGGACCAAAACATCTGATGATTCTGGCCTAGAATTGGACAATAACAATACAACTGTGGCAATAGACCCAGTAATGGATGGTGCTAGTGAAATCGAGCTAGTCTTCAGGCCCCACCCTACACTCATGGAGAATGATGACAGTGCACAGACTAG GTATATAAAGACCTCAGGTAATGCTACTGTTGATCACTTGTCCAAGTACTTAGCTGTCAGATTGGCCTTGGAGGAACTTCGCAGCAAAGGAGAGACAAATCAGATGAATCTTGACACTGCCAGTGAGAAGCAGTACACCATATACATTGCTACAGCCAATGGCCAATTCACG GTATTAAATGGTTCCTTTTCCTTGGAGCTTGTCAGTGAGAAGTACTGGAAGGTGAACAAACCCATGGAACTCTACTACGCACCAACAAAGGAACATAAATAA